The proteins below come from a single Malus domestica chromosome 03, GDT2T_hap1 genomic window:
- the LOC139194806 gene encoding secreted RxLR effector protein 161-like — protein MYAASLLGRYMHCPTNKHYGTAKRVLRYIKGTLDYGLEYVKGRKACLIGFCDSDWGGSLEDSKSTSGYAFSFGSGVFSWASVKQNCVALSIVEAEYISASEATTQAIWLRFVLEDFGELQTVATPLHCDNTSAIAITKNSVFHQKTKHIDRRYHFIKDALQEGIIDLVYCPTEKQVADIFTKPLSKDRFNYLRDMLGVKSAQNLKGSVEL, from the coding sequence ATGTATGCAGCTAGTTTATTGGGCAGATACATGCACTGTCCTACCAACAAACACTATGGAACTGCAAAGAGAGTTCTCAGATACATCAAGGGAACTCTGGATTATGGCTTAGAGTATgtgaaaggaagaaaagcttgcTTAATTGGCTTCTGTGATAGTGACTGGGGTGGTTCTTTGGAAGACAGCAAAAGCACATCAGGATATGCATTCTCATTTGGCAGTGGTGTGTTTTCCTGGGCTTCAGTCAAGCAAAACTGCGTTGCACTCTCAATTGTAGAGGCTGAATATATAAGTGCATCAGAAGCAACTACACAAGCAATATGGCTAAGGTTTGTTTTGGAAGATTTTGGAGAATTACAAACTGTAGCTACTCCTCTTCACTGTGACAACACATCTGCCATTGCTATTACAAAGAATTCTGTGTTCCATCAAAAGACAAAGCACATTGATAGAAGGTATCACTTTATTAAAGATGCACTGCAAGAAGGAATCATTGATTTGGTGTATTGTCCCACTGAAAAACAGGTAGCAGATATCTTCACAAAACCTTTGTCTAAGGATCGGTTCAACTATCTTCGAGATATGCTTGGTGTGAAATCAGCTCAAaacttaaaggggagtgttgaacTATAA